A stretch of the Vicia villosa cultivar HV-30 ecotype Madison, WI unplaced genomic scaffold, Vvil1.0 ctg.000799F_1_1, whole genome shotgun sequence genome encodes the following:
- the LOC131631270 gene encoding putative pentatricopeptide repeat-containing protein At3g18840, whose translation MRSRIVRDAVVYRDHVQAIKSGFASTVFTCNQLIHLYNKHGFLQDAHKLFDEMPHRNVYSWNALIMAYIKAHNLTQARAIFDSASHRDLVSYNSMLSAYVSADGHETEAFDLFNRMQSARDTIGIDEFTLTTMLNLAAKLNVACYGKQMHTHMVKTANDLSKFASSSLINMYSKCGLFLDTCNVLSGCDGVVDLVSKNAMVAACCREGKMDMALNVFWKNSEVNDTVSWNTLIAGYSQNGYMDKALDLFVEMTERRIRYDEHTLASVLSACSGLKYLKLGKCIHVWVLKNDFSTNQFISSGIVDLYCKCGNIRYAESVYEGIGIKSQFEVASLIVGYSSQGNMIKAQRLFDTLSERNYVVWTALCSGYAKSQQCEEVFKLFREFITTESLIPDAMIIVIILGACATQAALCLGKQIHTYILRMGLNMDKKMLSAMVDMYSKCGNIMYAEKSFQLMTDNDSDAILYNVMIAGYAHHGFENKAIQLFRDMLKKSVKPDAVTFVALLSACRHRGLVEQGENLFISMQEDYNVLPEIYHYACMVDMYGRANQLEKAVEFMRKIPVQIDATIWGAFLNACQLNNNTSLVNLAEEKLLKVESHNGSRYVQLANVYATEGKWDEMGRIRKKMRVKEAKKIAGCSWIYVENGIHAFTSGDKSHAKADAIYSTLLCLNRDRSEAIS comes from the coding sequence ATGAGGTCTCGAATAGTGAGAGATGCAGTTGTGTACCGTGACCATGTTCAAGCAATCAAATCTGGTTTTGCATCAACTGTTTTCACTTGTAATCAATTGATTCACCTTTATAACAAACATGGTTTCTTGCAAGATGCCCACAAACTGTTCGACGAAATGCCCCACCGAAATGTCTACTCTTGGAACGCCCTTATTATGGCTTACATAAAAGCACACAACTTGACACAAGCACGAGCCATTTTCGATTCAGCCTCTCATAGAGATTTGGTTTCGTATAATTCCATGTTGTCAGCTTATGTTAGTGCTGACGGACACGAGACCGAGGCATTTGATTTGTTTAATAGAATGCAATCTGCGCGTGACACAATTGGGATTGACGAGTTCACTCTCACAACCATGCTTAACCTTGCTGCCAAGCTAAATGTAGCGTGTTATGGGAAGCAGATGCATACGCATATGGTGAAAACTGCAAATGATTTAAGCAAGTTTGCATCGAGTTCTCTCATTAACATGTACTCTAAATGTGGTTTGTTTCTTGACACGTGCAATGTGCTTAGTGGTTGTGATGGGGTGGTGGACTTGGTTTCAAAGAATGCAATGGTTGCTGCTTGTTGTAGGGAAGGAAAGATGGACATGGCTTTGAATGTGTTTTGGAAAAATTCTGAGGTTAATGATACTGTGTCATGGAATACGTTGATTGCAGGATATTCCCAGAATGGCTATATGGATAAAGCACTTGACTTGTTTGTTGAGATGACAGAAAGACGTATTAGGTATGATGAACATACTTTAGCTAGTGTATTAAGCGCTTGCTCGGGCCTAAAATATTTGAAACTTGGCAAGTGCATCCATGTGTGGGTGTTGAAAAACGACTTCAGTACAAATCAATTCATTAGCAGCGGCATCGTAGACTTGTACTGTAAGTGTGGGAATATTAGGTATGCGGAGTCGGTGTATGAAGGAATTGGTATTAAAAGCCAATTTGAAGTTGCTTCATTGATTGTAGGCTATTCGTCTCAAGGCAACATGATAAAAGCCCAAAGGCTCTTTGATACTCTATCGGAAAGAAATTATGTTGTCTGGACAGCTCTATGTTCCGGCTATGCCAAATCACAACAATGCGAGGAAGTCTTCAAACTTTTCAGAGAGTTTATAACTACCGAATCACTAATTCCAGATGCAATGATCATCGTCATTATACTTGGTGCCTGTGCAACACAAGCCGCCCTTTGTTTGGGAAAGCAGATTCATACTTACATCTTGAGAATGGGACTTAATATGGATAAAAAAATGCTGAGTGCCATGGTTGATATGTACTCCAAATGTGGTAATATCATGTACGCCGAGAAAAGCTTCCAACTAATGACTGATAATGATAGCGATGCAATCTTGTATAATGTCATGATAGCTGGTTATGCTCATCATGGTTTTGAAAATAAAGCTATACAACTTTTTCGAGACATGTTAAAGAAAAGTGTCAAGCCAGATGCAGTCACTTTTGTAGCGCTTCTATCTGCTTGTCGGCACCGTGGGCTAGTAGAACAAGGAGAGAATTTGTTTATTTCTATGCAAGAAGATTACAATGTATTGCCCGAGATATACCACTATGCTTGTATGGTTGATATGTATGGAAGGGCGAATCAACTAGAGAAGGCAGTAGAATTCATGAGGAAGATTCCCGTACAGATAGATGCAACAATTTGGGGAGCGTTTCTTAATGCTTgtcaattaaacaataatacatcCCTTGTCAACCTGGCAGAAGAGAAACTGTTAAAAGTTGAGTCTCATAATGGGTCTCGGTATGTGCAATTGGCCAATGTCTATGCTACTGAGGGAAAGTGGGATGAGATGGGAAGAATAAGGAAGAAAATGAGAGTGAAGGAGGCAAAAAAGATTGCTGGTTGCAGTTGGATATATGTAGAAAATGGTATTCATGCATTTACTTCTGGTGATAAATCTCATGCAAAAGCAGATGCAATATATTCAACTTTGTTGTGCTTGAATAGGGACAGAAGTGAAGCAATTTCATGA